In Methanothermus fervidus DSM 2088, a single genomic region encodes these proteins:
- a CDS encoding cobalt ABC transporter, inner membrane subunit CbiQ (COGs: COG0619 ABC-type cobalt transport system permease component CbiQ and related transporter~InterPro IPR003339: IPR012809~KEGG: mae:Maeo_0144 cobalt ABC transporter, inner membrane subunit CbiQ~PFAM: cobalt transport protein~SPTR: A6UTB4 Cobalt ABC transporter, inner membrane subunit CbiQ~TIGRFAM: cobalt ABC transporter, inner membrane subunit CbiQ~PFAM: Cobalt transport protein~TIGRFAM: cobalt ABC transporter, permease protein CbiQ) — MFENNLDYIAHTNKLRNVNPELKIFFAISTMIVNLISNSILVPLIIVVIVGYLLIRKAGISKNFYCKFMFIPFVFALITFIFMAFFFGVGKPLLNLGIFGLSITEDGLNRGLTVFTKIIGGFSCLAFLAITTPINEFFKSLKKFKIPEIFLEITTMMYTSIFIIIEEGFRMYYSQETRLGYRDLKTAYKSLGMLAANLFLRAWERGEKLYLSMESRCYQGKIPSLKKNSSPDIKYFILLIFFEVSLFCTSCVSHKIFGL, encoded by the coding sequence TTGTTTGAAAATAATCTAGATTATATAGCACATACAAACAAACTTAGGAATGTAAATCCAGAATTAAAAATATTTTTTGCAATTTCAACAATGATTGTGAACTTAATCTCAAATTCTATTTTAGTTCCTCTTATTATAGTGGTTATAGTAGGTTATTTGTTAATACGTAAGGCAGGCATATCAAAGAATTTTTATTGTAAATTTATGTTTATACCTTTTGTTTTTGCGCTTATAACATTTATATTTATGGCATTTTTCTTTGGAGTGGGTAAACCTTTGTTGAACTTAGGAATTTTTGGACTTTCAATTACTGAAGATGGATTAAATAGAGGTTTAACCGTGTTTACAAAAATTATTGGAGGATTTTCTTGTTTAGCATTTCTAGCCATTACTACTCCAATTAATGAATTCTTTAAAAGCTTGAAAAAATTTAAAATTCCAGAAATATTTTTAGAAATTACAACCATGATGTATACAAGCATTTTTATTATCATTGAAGAAGGATTTAGAATGTATTATTCTCAAGAAACAAGGCTTGGTTACAGGGATTTAAAGACAGCATATAAATCTCTTGGAATGTTGGCAGCTAATTTATTTTTAAGAGCTTGGGAAAGAGGTGAAAAATTATACCTATCTATGGAGTCAAGATGTTACCAAGGTAAAATACCAAGCCTGAAAAAAAATTCATCACCTGACATCAAATATTTTATCTTATTAATTTTCTTTGAGGTGTCTCTTTTCTGCACATCATGTGTGTCTCATAAAATTTTTGGTTTATAA
- a CDS encoding hypothetical protein (KEGG: conserved hypothetical protein~SPTR: Q8ILP9 Putative uncharacterized protein): protein MEEIIKAEKKILIDESRMILARHMKDSLYLVFKVKTTQDSDPERGWKWVTTIRFYKDGKVFVEAGPYLKSENRRIFGYVFYETLSNFIFNIFKRKRFVDRIRDWINYHDEIVSKKSVEGVKKDVEVQDKDGECENKE from the coding sequence ATGGAAGAAATAATCAAAGCAGAGAAAAAAATATTGATAGATGAAAGTAGGATGATATTGGCAAGACACATGAAAGATTCTTTGTATTTAGTTTTTAAAGTAAAAACTACGCAAGATTCAGATCCTGAGAGAGGCTGGAAATGGGTAACTACAATAAGATTTTATAAAGATGGGAAAGTTTTTGTTGAGGCTGGTCCTTACCTAAAATCTGAGAATAGGAGAATATTCGGTTATGTATTTTATGAAACGCTCTCAAATTTCATATTTAATATTTTTAAAAGGAAGAGATTTGTGGACAGAATTAGAGATTGGATAAATTATCATGATGAGATAGTATCAAAAAAATCTGTTGAAGGTGTGAAAAAAGATGTTGAAGTTCAAGACAAAGACGGGGAATGTGAAAATAAAGAATGA
- a CDS encoding cobalt transport protein (COGs: COG1930 ABC-type cobalt transport system periplasmic component~InterPro IPR003705~KEGG: mja:MJ1090 cobalt transport protein CbiN~PFAM: Cobalt transport protein CbiN~SPTR: Q58490 Cobalt transport protein cbiN~TIGRFAM: cobalt transport protein~PFAM: Cobalt transport protein component CbiN~TIGRFAM: cobalt transport protein) has product MDRITIVSLILVAVICAIPLIMYAGKGEEQGYFKGSDDVGTEAIESTGYKPWLQPIWQPPSGEIESLLFAVQAGIGAFIIGYVFGRYMKSKSSKT; this is encoded by the coding sequence ATGGATAGGATCACTATAGTATCTTTAATATTGGTTGCAGTAATCTGTGCTATTCCCCTTATCATGTATGCTGGTAAAGGAGAGGAACAAGGATATTTCAAAGGTTCTGATGATGTAGGAACCGAAGCAATAGAAAGTACTGGATATAAACCATGGTTACAACCTATTTGGCAGCCACCAAGTGGGGAAATTGAAAGTTTATTATTTGCAGTGCAAGCAGGGATCGGTGCATTTATCATTGGTTATGTCTTTGGAAGATACATGAAAAGTAAAAGCTCCAAAACCTAA
- a CDS encoding 2-phosphoglycerate kinase (COGs: COG2074 2-phosphoglycerate kinase~InterPro IPR004173~KEGG: mth:MTH1835 hypothetical protein~PFAM: 3H domain protein~SPTR: O27863 2-phosphoglycerate kinase homolog~PFAM: Zeta toxin; 3H domain), producing the protein MKKKPYVILIGSASGVGKSTVASEIARKLEIKHLIETDFIREIVRGIIGDDYAPALHKSSYDAYTILRYKEKFKDHESLVRAGFEEHASFVIPAIEKVIRRAIDDHDDVIIEGVHLLPGMIDIEKFKEDASVHFIVLSADEKTHKERFVKRAMEIKRGGKHLEYFRENRIIHDYLVEKAKEHNVPVINNEELESTVKRILSFIKQCCKRIVLQHPVEDLKKVVEIVIEKYDGRIVDVSYPIPGFSEPLRRKVDIYDPKDAERFIKILEENPKRRKDLERIYRLSNNIHTHKICAPDEETLEKIVEELDKEGLLYRGGAIATKNDS; encoded by the coding sequence GTGAAGAAAAAACCATATGTTATATTAATTGGCAGCGCATCTGGAGTTGGTAAATCTACAGTTGCATCTGAAATTGCAAGAAAATTAGAAATTAAGCATTTAATAGAGACTGATTTTATTAGAGAAATTGTAAGAGGTATTATAGGGGACGATTATGCACCAGCATTGCATAAATCATCATATGATGCCTACACAATTTTAAGATATAAAGAAAAATTTAAAGATCATGAATCATTGGTAAGAGCAGGTTTTGAGGAACATGCTTCCTTTGTAATACCTGCTATAGAAAAGGTTATTAGAAGAGCTATTGATGATCATGACGATGTAATTATTGAAGGTGTCCATTTATTACCAGGAATGATAGACATAGAAAAGTTTAAGGAAGATGCTTCTGTTCACTTCATTGTTTTGTCTGCAGATGAGAAAACACATAAGGAGAGATTTGTAAAGAGAGCAATGGAGATAAAAAGGGGAGGCAAACACTTAGAATATTTTAGAGAAAACCGCATTATACATGATTATTTAGTTGAAAAGGCAAAAGAACACAATGTCCCTGTTATTAACAACGAAGAATTAGAATCTACAGTTAAACGTATTTTATCTTTTATAAAACAATGTTGTAAAAGAATAGTATTACAACATCCGGTTGAGGACTTAAAAAAAGTTGTTGAAATTGTAATAGAGAAATATGATGGCCGTATTGTCGATGTATCATACCCAATTCCAGGATTTTCAGAACCTTTAAGACGTAAAGTAGATATTTATGATCCAAAAGATGCAGAAAGATTTATCAAAATATTGGAAGAAAACCCAAAACGTAGGAAGGACCTGGAAAGAATTTATAGATTGTCAAACAATATACATACTCATAAGATATGTGCACCAGATGAAGAGACATTGGAAAAAATTGTGGAAGAACTAGATAAGGAAGGGTTACTATACAGAGGTGGTGCAATTGCAACAAAAAATGATAGCTAA
- a CDS encoding ZPR1-related zinc finger protein (COGs: COG1779 C4-type Zn-finger protein~InterPro IPR004457: IPR004470~KEGG: mth:MTH1834 hypothetical protein~PFAM: ZPR1-type Zinc finger domain protein~SMART: ZPR1-type Zinc finger domain protein~SPTR: O27862 Conserved protein~TIGRFAM: ZPR1-related zinc finger protein; ZPR1-like zinc finger protein~PFAM: ZPR1 zinc-finger domain~TIGRFAM: ZPR1-related zinc finger protein; ZPR1 zinc finger domain), translated as MQQKMIANCPLCQNRSLNVITTTQKIPYFGEVLEFASICKNCGYRDSDILCLESKEPMRYSIDVHLETLNARVVKSQSATIRIPELGLKVEPGPKSQGYISNIEGVLNRFEEVIESSKILFKDKKTRVKIKEISKKLKEVKNGKRKVKMILEDPLGQSFIDHPEVSKRKLTEEEIKNLKTGFIEL; from the coding sequence TTGCAACAAAAAATGATAGCTAATTGTCCTCTCTGCCAAAATAGATCCTTAAATGTAATAACTACAACACAAAAAATACCATATTTCGGAGAAGTTTTGGAATTTGCATCTATTTGTAAAAATTGTGGATACAGAGATAGTGATATTCTTTGTCTTGAATCAAAAGAACCTATGAGATATTCAATTGATGTACATTTAGAAACACTTAATGCAAGGGTTGTGAAATCTCAATCAGCAACTATAAGAATACCTGAATTAGGATTAAAGGTTGAACCTGGACCAAAATCTCAAGGATATATATCTAACATTGAAGGTGTATTAAATAGATTTGAAGAAGTCATTGAAAGTTCTAAGATATTATTTAAAGACAAAAAAACTAGAGTAAAAATAAAAGAAATATCTAAAAAATTAAAAGAGGTCAAAAATGGTAAAAGAAAGGTTAAAATGATTTTAGAGGATCCTTTAGGTCAGAGTTTTATCGATCACCCAGAAGTTTCTAAACGAAAATTAACAGAAGAAGAAATAAAAAACCTTAAAACAGGATTTATAGAATTATAG
- a CDS encoding Roadblock/LC7 family protein (COGs: COG2018 Uncharacterized distant relative of homeotic protein bithoraxoid~InterPro IPR004942~KEGG: mth:MTH1836 hypothetical protein~PFAM: Roadblock/LC7 family protein~SPTR: O27864 Conserved protein~PFAM: Roadblock/LC7 domain): protein MISRVLRDLTRIDGVNGSLVVGKDGLIIESELGSDMDAEIVAARSSVIFGAAKESVEELKQEPLEQVMIEGSRGKMLMKDVGEGILVVLTDEDVNLGLIRLEMRRSAERIKDFLS, encoded by the coding sequence ATGATTTCAAGAGTGTTAAGAGATTTAACCAGAATAGATGGTGTTAATGGGTCGTTGGTTGTTGGTAAGGATGGATTGATAATTGAGAGTGAATTGGGTTCAGATATGGATGCTGAAATTGTTGCTGCAAGGTCATCAGTTATTTTTGGGGCTGCAAAGGAATCTGTTGAAGAATTAAAACAGGAACCTTTGGAACAGGTAATGATTGAAGGATCAAGAGGAAAAATGCTTATGAAGGATGTTGGTGAAGGAATATTGGTCGTTTTGACAGATGAGGATGTTAATTTGGGATTAATAAGGTTGGAGATGAGAAGGAGTGCTGAGAGGATAAAGGATTTCCTATCGTAG
- a CDS encoding phosphoribosylaminoimidazole carboxylase, catalytic subunit (COGs: COG0041 Phosphoribosylcarboxyaminoimidazole (NCAIR) mutase~InterPro IPR000031~KEGG: mth:MTH1393 phosphoribosylaminoimidazole carboxylase~PFAM: 1-(5-phosphoribosyl)-5-amino-4-imidazole-carboxylate (AIR) carboxylase~PRIAM: Phosphoribosylaminoimidazole carboxylase~SPTR: P41654 Probable phosphoribosylaminoimidazole carboxylase~TIGRFAM: phosphoribosylaminoimidazole carboxylase, catalytic subunit~PFAM: AIR carboxylase~TIGRFAM: phosphoribosylaminoimidazole carboxylase, PurE protein) — MKPKITIILGSSSDYKICEKTINTLEKLKIPYDVKVASAHRTPQKLKYQVSKATEEGTEVFIGIAGLSAQLPGIITSYTHKPVIAVPVDVKVGGLDALLTSSQMPFPEPVATVGINNGVNAAILAAQILAVHDKKVKERLISMKKDFYEKIIKSEEEITEKIKGKYYSPQKIETPEFEITTPDSNSEIDVCVMSGSYSDMNIVRRVTSVLDRADINYDLRIVFPFRRPDKFEELIKNMNTKIFISVTGVASHITGMLASLTLSPVIGVPCTSQLQGLDSLLSMVNMPPGVPVATVGINRGDNAAMLALEILAMNNEELEEKIKNIKWKRS, encoded by the coding sequence GTGAAACCAAAAATTACAATAATTCTTGGTAGTTCATCTGATTATAAAATTTGTGAAAAGACTATCAACACTCTTGAGAAATTAAAAATTCCTTATGATGTTAAAGTTGCTTCAGCTCATAGAACTCCCCAAAAATTAAAATATCAAGTGTCAAAAGCTACTGAAGAAGGAACTGAGGTTTTCATTGGTATAGCTGGTTTATCTGCACAGCTTCCAGGAATAATAACATCATACACTCATAAGCCTGTTATAGCAGTTCCAGTAGATGTAAAGGTTGGAGGATTAGATGCGCTACTCACATCCTCACAAATGCCATTTCCAGAACCGGTTGCTACTGTAGGTATAAATAATGGTGTAAATGCAGCCATTTTAGCTGCACAAATATTAGCAGTTCATGACAAAAAGGTAAAAGAAAGATTAATATCAATGAAAAAAGATTTTTATGAAAAAATTATAAAAAGCGAGGAAGAAATCACTGAAAAAATAAAAGGGAAGTATTATTCTCCGCAGAAAATTGAGACTCCTGAATTTGAAATAACTACTCCAGATTCAAATTCTGAGATTGATGTATGTGTAATGTCTGGAAGTTATTCAGATATGAACATTGTTAGGAGAGTCACATCAGTGTTAGATAGAGCTGATATAAATTATGATTTAAGAATTGTCTTTCCATTTAGAAGGCCAGATAAATTCGAAGAATTAATAAAAAATATGAATACGAAGATTTTCATATCTGTAACTGGTGTAGCATCACATATAACCGGAATGTTGGCATCTTTAACATTGAGCCCAGTAATTGGCGTGCCATGTACATCTCAGCTACAAGGATTAGATTCTTTATTATCAATGGTTAACATGCCTCCAGGAGTTCCAGTTGCAACTGTTGGAATAAATAGAGGTGATAATGCAGCAATGTTGGCATTAGAAATATTAGCTATGAACAATGAAGAATTAGAAGAAAAAATAAAAAATATAAAATGGAAGAGATCATAA
- a CDS encoding conserved hypothetical protein (KEGG: msi:Msm_0410 hypothetical protein~SPTR: A5UK87 Putative uncharacterized protein), which translates to MEEKLPFAKAEVVRLMRKYLDDDKMIRERVKIEMNKFLGEIVKNICKELNKYPYTVVEHDMFKECVYPYRNLDRINEEKERMIKHLEAIKSDCDALISEIKRSFDLTSKL; encoded by the coding sequence ATGGAAGAAAAATTACCATTTGCTAAAGCAGAAGTAGTAAGATTAATGAGAAAATATTTAGATGACGATAAAATGATAAGAGAACGTGTAAAAATAGAGATGAATAAGTTTTTAGGTGAAATTGTGAAAAATATTTGCAAAGAACTGAATAAATATCCTTACACAGTTGTAGAACATGACATGTTCAAAGAATGCGTATATCCCTACAGAAATTTAGATAGAATCAATGAAGAAAAAGAAAGAATGATAAAACATTTAGAAGCTATAAAATCTGATTGTGATGCATTGATATCTGAAATAAAACGAAGTTTTGATTTGACAAGTAAGCTATAA
- a CDS encoding hypothetical protein (KEGG: MIR domain protein~SPTR: Q7RRW7 Putative uncharacterized protein PY00600 (Fragment)): MLKFKTKTGNVKIKNDKILFEIEKDKILACINFSDENNVKLQIKYQEHEYQREVKFKNLEEFLIFIYTFNNVDDVVRELNS; encoded by the coding sequence ATGTTGAAGTTCAAGACAAAGACGGGGAATGTGAAAATAAAGAATGATAAAATTTTATTTGAAATCGAGAAGGATAAAATATTGGCATGTATAAATTTTAGCGATGAAAACAATGTAAAATTGCAAATAAAATATCAAGAACATGAATATCAAAGAGAAGTAAAATTTAAAAATTTAGAAGAATTTTTAATTTTTATCTATACTTTCAACAATGTTGATGATGTAGTTAGGGAACTCAACTCATAA